From Sphingomonas bisphenolicum, one genomic window encodes:
- a CDS encoding Rieske (2Fe-2S) protein, with amino-acid sequence MSEGRVAATPAGVRLCPLDSLEDGAARNFVLQMRAGRFHGFVVRDGHHLSGFVDRCPHAGLPLAQKLDDYLTPDGRFIACSWHGALFDKQDGRCVGGPCVGQSLGAWPVALVEDWVVTA; translated from the coding sequence ATGAGCGAAGGGCGGGTGGCGGCGACGCCGGCGGGAGTCCGATTGTGCCCGCTCGATAGCCTGGAAGACGGCGCCGCCCGGAATTTCGTGTTGCAGATGCGCGCGGGCCGTTTCCACGGCTTCGTCGTGCGCGATGGCCATCATCTGTCGGGCTTTGTCGATCGCTGCCCTCATGCCGGCCTGCCGCTGGCGCAAAAGCTGGACGACTATCTGACACCCGATGGACGCTTCATCGCCTGTAGTTGGCACGGCGCGTTGTTCGACAAGCAGGATGGCCGGTGCGTCGGCGGTCCCTGCGTCGGCCAGTCGCTCGGCGCGTGGCCGGTGGCGCTGGTCGAAGACTGGGTGGTCACGGCCTGA
- the fahA gene encoding fumarylacetoacetase yields the protein MADWWTTDATHDPALTSWVESAQGHADFPIQNLPIGLFSPSGLAPRIGVAIGDRILDLRACADAGLLPDDLAAACRGSVVNDLLGLPADRRRALRHGVSGLLSDPAHRSAAAFLHAAADCTLHVPARIGDYTDFYVGIHHANNVGRQFRPDNPLLPNYKYVPIGYHGRASSIRASGVPLRRPLGQRKPPEADAPVVGPTTRLDYELELGVWIGPGNALGTPIPIAQAADHVAGFCLLNDWSARDFQAWEYQPLGPFLAKNFQSTISPWIVTAEAMAPFRMAQPARPQGDPQPLPYLLDPGDQAHGALALTLEAWLLTARMREAGGTPVRLSRGPATSMYWTVQQIVAHHASNGCNLNPGDLLGTGTISAPTSDGFGSLMELSIGGKEPITLPNGETRAFVEDGDEIILRAHASAPGRVSIGLGECRAMVMPAP from the coding sequence ATGGCGGACTGGTGGACGACCGACGCGACGCATGACCCGGCGCTGACCAGCTGGGTCGAAAGCGCGCAGGGCCATGCCGATTTCCCGATCCAGAATCTGCCGATCGGGCTGTTCTCCCCATCCGGTCTGGCGCCGCGCATCGGCGTCGCGATCGGCGACCGCATTCTCGACCTGCGGGCCTGCGCGGATGCGGGGTTGCTGCCCGACGATCTGGCGGCCGCCTGCCGCGGCAGCGTGGTGAACGACCTGCTCGGCTTGCCGGCCGACCGGCGGCGGGCGCTACGCCATGGCGTGAGCGGATTATTGTCCGATCCGGCGCATCGGTCAGCGGCGGCTTTTTTGCATGCCGCGGCGGACTGCACCCTGCACGTCCCCGCGCGGATCGGTGACTATACCGACTTCTATGTCGGCATCCATCACGCCAATAATGTCGGCCGCCAGTTCCGGCCCGACAATCCGCTGTTGCCCAATTATAAATATGTGCCGATCGGCTATCATGGTCGCGCCTCCTCGATCCGGGCATCGGGCGTGCCGCTGCGGCGACCGCTGGGCCAGCGCAAGCCGCCCGAGGCCGATGCGCCGGTCGTCGGGCCGACCACCCGCCTCGACTATGAGCTGGAGCTGGGCGTATGGATCGGGCCGGGCAATGCGCTCGGCACCCCCATTCCGATCGCGCAGGCCGCCGATCATGTCGCCGGCTTCTGCCTGCTCAACGACTGGTCCGCGCGCGATTTTCAGGCGTGGGAATATCAGCCGCTCGGCCCCTTCCTGGCCAAGAATTTCCAGTCGACCATCTCGCCGTGGATCGTCACAGCCGAGGCGATGGCGCCTTTCCGCATGGCCCAGCCCGCGCGGCCGCAGGGCGATCCGCAGCCGCTGCCCTATCTGCTGGACCCGGGCGATCAGGCGCATGGCGCGCTCGCCCTCACGCTGGAAGCCTGGCTGCTGACCGCGAGGATGCGGGAGGCGGGGGGGACGCCCGTTCGCCTCAGCCGCGGTCCTGCGACCAGCATGTACTGGACCGTGCAGCAGATCGTCGCCCATCATGCGTCCAATGGCTGCAACCTCAATCCGGGCGACCTGCTGGGGACGGGCACCATTTCCGCGCCCACAAGCGACGGTTTCGGCAGCCTGATGGAGCTGAGCATCGGCGGCAAGGAACCGATCACCCTGCCCAATGGCGAAACCCGCGCCTTCGTGGAGGATGGCGACGAGATCATCCTGCGCGCCCATGCGTCGGCGCCGGGGCGCGTGTCCATCGGTCTGGGCGAATGCCGGGCGATGGTGATGCCAGCGCCATGA
- a CDS encoding LuxR C-terminal-related transcriptional regulator: protein MSLSEMIAGSAVAAVLTNPRLPDNPIVACNDAFVALTGYRQAEVVGRNCRFLSGAHTEAAGIDAIRAALRDWRPVLVELLNYRKDGTPFRNAVMIAPIFGTDGAPDYFLGSQMVVEDAATQRADDAAALIATLTERQRAVLVGMAQGRLNKQIAYDLGLTERTVKMHRAAMLRALNVRTAAEGIRLAIEAGL from the coding sequence ATGTCCCTGTCCGAAATGATCGCCGGAAGCGCCGTCGCCGCGGTCCTCACCAATCCCCGACTGCCCGATAATCCGATCGTCGCGTGCAACGACGCCTTCGTGGCGCTGACCGGATACCGGCAGGCGGAAGTCGTCGGGCGCAATTGCCGTTTCCTGTCCGGCGCGCATACGGAGGCGGCGGGGATCGACGCCATCCGCGCCGCGCTGCGTGACTGGCGGCCGGTGCTGGTCGAACTGCTCAATTATCGCAAGGACGGTACACCGTTCCGCAATGCGGTGATGATCGCGCCGATTTTCGGAACGGACGGGGCGCCGGACTATTTTCTCGGTTCCCAGATGGTGGTCGAGGATGCGGCGACGCAGCGGGCGGACGACGCCGCCGCGCTGATCGCCACGTTGACCGAGCGCCAGCGCGCGGTGCTGGTCGGCATGGCGCAAGGCCGCCTCAACAAGCAGATCGCCTATGATCTGGGCCTGACCGAACGCACAGTGAAGATGCACCGTGCGGCGATGCTGCGCGCGCTGAACGTGCGCACCGCGGCGGAGGGCATCAGGCTGGCGATCGAGGCGGGGCTTTAG
- the maiA gene encoding maleylacetoacetate isomerase, whose product MSEVVLHGYWRSSAAYRVRIALNLKGVAYAQVNHDLRIGAQRDDAYLAIAPHGLVPALQVGDTVLIESPAILEWIDARWPEPALLPQDEDDRAIVRSMAALIACDIHPLNNLRVLRALKQDFGADQAQIDAWSHRWIGAGFAALEQMVARHGAGHAFGDAPTLADCYLVPQLFNARRSGVDLMPYPALVAAGDKAAALPLVAAAHPEMQPDADA is encoded by the coding sequence ATGAGCGAGGTCGTCCTGCATGGCTATTGGCGATCGTCGGCTGCCTATCGCGTGCGGATCGCGCTCAACCTCAAGGGCGTCGCCTATGCGCAGGTCAATCACGACCTGCGCATAGGCGCCCAGCGCGACGACGCCTATCTGGCGATCGCGCCGCATGGACTGGTGCCCGCGTTGCAGGTCGGCGACACGGTGCTGATCGAAAGCCCGGCCATTCTCGAATGGATCGACGCCCGGTGGCCGGAACCGGCTTTGCTGCCGCAGGATGAGGACGACAGGGCGATCGTCCGGTCGATGGCGGCGCTGATCGCGTGCGACATTCATCCGCTCAACAATCTGCGCGTCCTCCGGGCGCTGAAGCAGGATTTCGGCGCGGATCAGGCGCAGATCGATGCCTGGAGCCATCGCTGGATCGGCGCGGGCTTCGCGGCTCTCGAACAGATGGTCGCGCGCCATGGGGCCGGCCATGCGTTCGGCGACGCGCCGACGCTGGCGGACTGTTATCTCGTGCCGCAGCTTTTCAACGCCCGGCGCTCCGGCGTCGACCTGATGCCTTATCCCGCGCTGGTGGCGGCCGGTGACAAGGCCGCCGCCTTGCCGCTCGTTGCCGCGGCGCATCCCGAGATGCAGCCGGACGCCGACGCATGA
- a CDS encoding DUF969 domain-containing protein — MMVLLGIAIIVAGFLLRFHPLLVILASAIVTGLAAGLDPLAILAAFGKAFNEARYVSIIWIVLPVVGLLEAHGLQERARGLIATMRGATVGRFLTFYLILRQMLAAVGLTSVAGHPQTVRPLVAPIAEAAAETQAGELDEDAREEIKAWAAATDNVGLFFGEDIFLAIGSILLIKGLLEQYGISLEPFQLSVWAIPTAIAALLIHGFRLWRLDKRLARIRAERAP, encoded by the coding sequence CTGATGGTGCTGCTGGGCATTGCGATCATCGTGGCGGGATTCCTGCTGCGCTTCCATCCGCTGCTGGTGATCCTGGCGTCGGCGATCGTCACCGGGCTGGCCGCGGGGCTCGATCCGCTGGCGATCCTCGCTGCCTTCGGCAAGGCGTTCAACGAGGCGCGTTATGTCAGCATCATCTGGATCGTGCTGCCGGTCGTCGGCCTGCTGGAGGCGCATGGGTTGCAGGAACGGGCGCGCGGCCTGATCGCGACGATGCGCGGGGCGACGGTCGGGCGCTTCCTGACCTTCTACCTGATCCTGCGGCAGATGCTGGCTGCGGTCGGGCTGACGTCGGTCGCCGGGCATCCGCAGACGGTGCGTCCGCTGGTCGCGCCGATCGCCGAGGCGGCAGCCGAAACGCAGGCGGGCGAGCTGGACGAGGATGCGCGCGAAGAGATCAAGGCTTGGGCCGCGGCGACCGACAATGTCGGGCTGTTCTTCGGCGAGGATATCTTTTTGGCCATCGGATCGATCCTGCTGATCAAGGGGCTGCTGGAGCAATATGGCATCAGCCTGGAGCCGTTCCAGCTATCGGTCTGGGCGATCCCGACCGCGATCGCCGCGCTGCTGATCCATGGTTTTCGCCTGTGGCGGCTCGACAAGCGGCTGGCGCGCATCCGGGCGGAGCGCGCGCCATGA
- a CDS encoding DUF979 domain-containing protein produces the protein MITLHWVYALAGAVFAAFALLGVADRGNPRRWTTAAFWALLATSMWAGDALGDLGNGVLVLGLVALGALGLGRGDGGVPAEVRQARADRFGNRLFAIALIIPVTALAGTFLFKAAPGWFDPKQATLIALALGVLIAMTAGCLWLRAGASVPLQQGRRLMDCVGWAAILPQMLASLGAVFALAGVGDVVGAIVQQAIPQGSLIGAVIAYGLGMALFTMVMGNAFAAFPVMTAAIGIPLLIRTYHGDPAIVCAIGMLAGFCGTLLTPMAANFNLVPAALLELKDKHGVIKRQVGTAVPLLIVNIALIYWLAFP, from the coding sequence ATGATCACGCTGCACTGGGTTTATGCGCTGGCGGGCGCGGTGTTCGCCGCCTTCGCGCTGCTGGGCGTGGCGGACCGCGGCAACCCGCGCCGCTGGACGACGGCCGCCTTCTGGGCCTTGCTCGCGACATCCATGTGGGCGGGTGATGCGCTGGGCGACCTGGGCAATGGCGTACTGGTGCTGGGCCTGGTCGCGCTGGGTGCGCTGGGGCTGGGCCGGGGCGACGGCGGCGTGCCGGCGGAGGTGCGGCAGGCGCGGGCCGATCGCTTCGGCAACCGGCTGTTCGCCATCGCGCTCATCATTCCGGTGACGGCGCTGGCCGGCACCTTCCTGTTCAAGGCCGCGCCCGGCTGGTTCGACCCGAAGCAGGCGACGCTGATCGCGCTGGCGCTGGGCGTGCTGATCGCGATGACGGCGGGGTGCCTGTGGCTGCGCGCCGGAGCGAGCGTGCCGTTGCAGCAGGGGCGGCGGCTGATGGATTGTGTCGGCTGGGCCGCGATCCTGCCGCAGATGCTGGCCAGCCTGGGCGCGGTGTTCGCGCTGGCGGGGGTGGGCGATGTCGTGGGCGCCATCGTACAACAGGCGATCCCGCAGGGCAGCCTGATCGGCGCGGTGATCGCCTATGGCCTCGGCATGGCTCTGTTCACCATGGTCATGGGCAACGCCTTCGCCGCCTTTCCTGTGATGACGGCGGCGATCGGTATTCCGCTCTTGATCCGCACCTATCATGGTGACCCCGCCATCGTGTGCGCCATCGGGATGCTGGCGGGCTTCTGCGGCACCCTGCTGACGCCGATGGCAGCCAATTTCAACCTGGTCCCGGCCGCCCTGCTGGAACTGAAGGACAAGCATGGCGTCATCAAGCGGCAGGTCGGCACCGCCGTCCCGCTGCTGATCGTCAACATCGCGCTCATCTACTGGCTGGCTTTCCCATGA
- a CDS encoding winged helix-turn-helix domain-containing protein, with product MTISHSRLLIVDNDSAQFAQLADNFARYGLIVECAESPLQMRTALAQHDYALVVLDPAIAPEQGAALLRELAIERRLPVIVHSAACGEADRIAALELGAEDCLCKPANPRELLARIRAALRGRMAPGARADAPAARGFASFEGWRVDMTTGQLFDPKGAAVSLSDGEFQLLRVFVEHPRQVLDRSRLLDRVHGATADHYDRSIDVQLCRLRRKLSACGLKGPVIRTIRNEGYMFVHSVTN from the coding sequence ATGACGATCTCGCACAGTCGCCTTCTCATCGTCGATAACGACAGCGCCCAGTTCGCCCAGCTGGCTGACAATTTCGCCCGCTACGGCCTGATCGTAGAGTGCGCCGAATCGCCATTGCAGATGCGCACGGCGCTGGCGCAGCATGATTATGCGCTGGTGGTGCTCGACCCCGCCATCGCCCCGGAACAGGGGGCGGCGCTGCTGCGCGAACTGGCGATCGAGCGCCGCCTGCCGGTCATCGTCCATAGCGCCGCCTGCGGCGAAGCGGACCGGATCGCCGCGCTGGAGCTGGGCGCGGAGGATTGCCTGTGCAAGCCCGCCAACCCGCGCGAACTACTGGCCCGCATCCGCGCCGCGCTACGCGGCCGGATGGCGCCGGGCGCGCGCGCGGACGCCCCCGCCGCGCGCGGCTTCGCCTCGTTCGAAGGCTGGCGCGTGGACATGACCACCGGCCAGCTATTCGATCCGAAAGGAGCGGCCGTGTCCCTTTCCGACGGCGAATTTCAGCTGCTGCGCGTCTTCGTCGAACATCCGCGCCAGGTCCTGGACCGCAGCCGCCTGCTCGACCGTGTCCATGGCGCGACCGCCGACCATTATGACCGGTCGATCGACGTCCAGCTCTGCCGCCTGCGTCGCAAGCTGTCCGCCTGCGGCCTCAAAGGCCCGGTCATCCGCACCATTCGCAACGAAGGCTATATGTTCGTCCATTCGGTCACGAACTAG
- the hppD gene encoding 4-hydroxyphenylpyruvate dioxygenase — protein sequence MATHASPAAEPTTDNPLGLNGFEFVEFTSPDPDGMAAQFEQLGFTATHRHPVKNITRYKQGRINLMLNRDDAGRVAAFRGEHGASASAMAFRVNDPQAAMRWALDHGARRTDEDDTVIQGIGGSYLYFVADDADLYADWAAFPGWREAEARNNVGLDLLDHLTHNVRRGQMRVWSEFYRTLFNFEEQKYFDIKGQATGLFSQAMIAPDKAIRIPLNESQDDRSQIEEFIRQYNGEGIQHLALTTADIYDTVERLRGRGVTLQDTIETYYELVDKRVPGHGEDLERLRANRILIDGDVESEGILLQIFTENMFGPIFFEIIQRKGNEGFGNGNFQALFESIELDQIRRGVITVDE from the coding sequence ATGGCCACTCACGCCAGCCCTGCAGCGGAGCCTACGACCGACAATCCGCTCGGCCTCAACGGTTTCGAATTCGTCGAGTTCACCTCGCCCGATCCGGACGGCATGGCCGCGCAGTTCGAGCAGCTTGGCTTTACCGCGACGCATCGCCATCCGGTGAAGAACATCACCCGTTACAAGCAGGGTCGCATCAACCTGATGCTCAACCGCGACGATGCCGGTCGCGTCGCGGCGTTTCGGGGCGAGCATGGCGCATCCGCCAGCGCCATGGCGTTCCGCGTCAACGACCCGCAGGCGGCGATGCGCTGGGCGCTGGACCATGGCGCCAGGCGCACCGACGAGGATGACACCGTGATCCAGGGCATCGGCGGCTCCTACCTCTATTTCGTGGCGGACGATGCCGATCTCTATGCCGACTGGGCGGCGTTCCCCGGCTGGCGCGAAGCGGAAGCGCGAAACAATGTCGGCCTCGACCTGCTCGACCATCTGACCCACAATGTCCGGCGCGGCCAGATGCGGGTGTGGAGCGAATTCTACCGCACGCTGTTCAATTTCGAAGAGCAGAAATATTTCGATATCAAGGGACAGGCCACCGGCCTGTTCAGCCAGGCGATGATCGCGCCGGACAAGGCGATCCGTATTCCGCTGAACGAAAGCCAGGACGACAGGAGCCAGATCGAGGAGTTCATCCGCCAATATAATGGCGAGGGTATCCAGCATCTCGCGCTCACCACCGCCGATATCTACGACACGGTCGAGCGGCTGCGCGGGCGCGGCGTAACGTTGCAGGACACGATCGAAACCTATTATGAGCTGGTCGACAAACGGGTGCCCGGCCATGGCGAGGATCTGGAGCGGCTGCGCGCGAACCGTATCCTGATCGACGGCGATGTGGAGAGCGAGGGCATATTGCTGCAGATCTTCACCGAGAATATGTTCGGCCCGATCTTCTTCGAGATCATCCAGCGCAAGGGCAATGAGGGTTTCGGCAACGGCAATTTCCAGGCGCTGTTCGAAAGCATCGAGCTGGACCAGATCCGGCGCGGCGTCATCACGGTGGACGAATGA
- the hmgA gene encoding homogentisate 1,2-dioxygenase, whose translation MTDLFLTGFGNHHATEAIAGALPVGRNSPQRVPFGLYAEQFSATAFTAPRHENRRSWLYRMRPSAGHGPFLAYDRDSLLRSGPFAERPASPNRLRWNPLDMPVEPTDFVDGLVTYAGNGDVAAGVGCGIHLYAANRSMVDRAFFCADGELLIVPQVGALRIVTEMGVLTVAPLQIALIPRGIRFRVELPGGPARGYVCENYGALFRLPDLGPIGSNGLANPRDFEAPVAAFEDVERPTQIVQKFGGRLWATTIDHSPLDVVAWHGTVAPYRYDLTRFNTINTVSYDHPDPSIFTVLTSPSDTPGTANIDFVIFPPRWMVAEDTFRPPWFHRNVMSEYMGLIEGEYDAKAGGFAPGGASLHNAMSGHGPDVASHDKAVAAALAPQRIEGTMAFMFESRHMIRPTAWAMDTPLLQSDYDACWAGFRKAQLPVAKGDS comes from the coding sequence ATGACGGACCTGTTCCTGACCGGCTTTGGCAACCATCATGCGACCGAGGCGATTGCCGGCGCGCTGCCGGTCGGACGCAACTCGCCGCAGCGCGTGCCCTTTGGCCTTTACGCCGAGCAGTTTTCGGCGACCGCCTTCACCGCGCCGCGGCACGAAAACCGGCGTAGCTGGCTCTACCGTATGCGGCCGAGCGCCGGTCACGGCCCGTTCCTGGCCTATGATCGCGACAGCCTGCTGCGATCCGGTCCCTTTGCCGAAAGGCCCGCCTCGCCCAATCGCCTGCGCTGGAACCCGCTGGACATGCCGGTGGAACCCACGGATTTTGTCGATGGCCTGGTCACTTATGCCGGCAATGGAGATGTCGCGGCGGGGGTGGGTTGCGGCATCCATCTCTATGCCGCGAACCGGTCGATGGTCGATCGCGCCTTTTTTTGCGCCGATGGCGAACTGCTGATCGTGCCGCAGGTCGGTGCGTTGCGGATCGTGACGGAGATGGGCGTCCTGACCGTTGCGCCGTTGCAGATCGCGCTGATCCCGCGCGGCATCCGTTTCCGGGTGGAACTGCCGGGCGGGCCTGCGCGCGGCTATGTCTGCGAAAATTATGGTGCGCTGTTCCGCCTGCCGGACCTTGGCCCGATCGGGTCCAACGGCCTGGCCAATCCGCGCGATTTCGAAGCGCCGGTCGCGGCGTTCGAGGATGTCGAGCGGCCGACCCAGATCGTCCAGAAATTCGGCGGCAGGCTGTGGGCGACGACGATCGACCACAGTCCCTTAGATGTGGTCGCCTGGCACGGCACGGTCGCGCCCTATCGGTACGATCTGACGCGTTTCAACACGATCAACACGGTCAGCTACGACCATCCCGATCCGTCCATCTTCACCGTGCTGACATCGCCCAGCGACACGCCCGGCACGGCCAATATCGACTTCGTGATCTTTCCGCCGCGCTGGATGGTGGCGGAGGACACGTTCCGCCCGCCTTGGTTCCACCGCAACGTCATGAGCGAATATATGGGGCTGATCGAGGGCGAATATGACGCCAAGGCTGGCGGCTTCGCACCGGGCGGCGCCAGCCTGCACAATGCCATGTCCGGTCACGGGCCGGACGTGGCGAGCCATGACAAGGCGGTCGCCGCAGCGCTGGCGCCGCAGCGGATCGAGGGGACGATGGCCTTCATGTTCGAGAGCCGCCACATGATACGGCCGACCGCCTGGGCGATGGACACGCCGCTGCTGCAATCCGACTATGATGCCTGCTGGGCGGGCTTCCGCAAGGCGCAATTGCCGGTCGCAAAGGGGGATTCGTGA
- a CDS encoding DUF2891 domain-containing protein, producing the protein MTLLTPDIANLFAALTLSHLGRRYPYKMDLVLGGPEDARPPEDHHPIFHGSFDWHSCVHGWWQVMRLMRLFPDMAQAGEIRARADAMLVPDKVAGELAYLHRPLSAGFERPYGWAWALALDAELARHDAPWAAAFAPLADAFAARFHAFLPKLTYPLRVGTHFNIAFALTLTLDWAQTRDPALVSLIRDKAIGWFGRDRGCQAWEPGGDEFLSPALCEALLMSRLLDRAAFADWFHAFLPDLAGGEPATLFTPASVSDRSDGKIAHLDGLNLSRSWCWRAIAAALGPDDAVATLARDAAQVHVAASLPHVAGDYMGEHWLATFALLALE; encoded by the coding sequence ATGACGCTTCTGACGCCCGATATCGCGAACCTTTTCGCCGCGCTGACCCTGTCGCATCTGGGGCGGCGCTATCCCTACAAGATGGACCTGGTGCTGGGCGGGCCGGAGGATGCACGCCCGCCGGAGGATCATCACCCGATCTTCCACGGCAGTTTCGACTGGCATAGCTGCGTCCATGGCTGGTGGCAGGTGATGCGGCTGATGCGCCTCTTCCCCGACATGGCGCAGGCCGGCGAAATCCGGGCGCGGGCCGACGCAATGCTGGTGCCGGACAAGGTGGCGGGCGAACTCGCCTATCTGCACCGGCCCTTGAGCGCCGGGTTCGAGCGGCCCTATGGCTGGGCCTGGGCGCTGGCGCTGGATGCCGAACTGGCGCGGCACGATGCGCCCTGGGCGGCGGCCTTCGCCCCGCTGGCGGACGCCTTCGCGGCGCGGTTCCACGCTTTCCTGCCCAAGCTGACCTATCCGCTGCGGGTCGGCACCCATTTCAACATCGCCTTTGCGCTCACCCTGACGCTGGACTGGGCGCAGACGCGCGATCCGGCGCTGGTCTCGCTGATCCGCGACAAGGCGATCGGCTGGTTCGGGCGGGACCGGGGGTGCCAGGCGTGGGAGCCGGGCGGTGACGAATTTCTCTCGCCCGCTCTATGCGAAGCGCTGTTGATGAGCCGGCTGCTGGACCGCGCGGCCTTTGCCGACTGGTTCCACGCTTTCCTGCCCGATCTGGCAGGGGGCGAACCGGCGACCTTGTTCACGCCGGCCAGCGTGTCGGATCGCAGCGACGGCAAGATCGCGCATCTCGACGGCCTGAATTTGAGCCGTAGCTGGTGCTGGCGCGCGATCGCCGCTGCGCTGGGGCCGGACGATGCAGTCGCCACCTTGGCGCGCGACGCCGCGCAGGTCCATGTCGCCGCCAGCCTGCCCCATGTCGCGGGCGACTATATGGGCGAACATTGGCTCGCCACCTTCGCCCTGCTGGCGCTGGAGTAA
- a CDS encoding nitroreductase family protein, which yields MATNPRAVTRAVDSLFLERWSPRAFDSSAIPQEDLDTIFDAARWAPSAFNYQPWRFLYAHRDGADWSRFLDVLLPFNQGWVQNAGAIVFILSDTLMAAPGSDDFKPSHSHSFDAGAAWALLALQATRLGYHTHGMTGVDFDKARAELAVPERFRIEAAVAIGRQGDKAILPEALQAREAPSDRKPVEAFAHAGSFAG from the coding sequence ATGGCCACTAATCCCCGCGCCGTCACGCGCGCCGTCGACAGCCTGTTTCTGGAGCGCTGGTCGCCCCGCGCCTTCGATTCCTCGGCGATTCCGCAAGAGGATCTGGACACGATCTTCGATGCTGCGCGCTGGGCGCCGTCGGCGTTCAACTATCAGCCCTGGCGCTTCCTCTATGCGCACCGTGACGGCGCCGACTGGTCGCGCTTCCTGGACGTGCTGCTGCCCTTCAACCAAGGCTGGGTGCAGAATGCTGGCGCGATCGTCTTCATCCTGTCCGATACGCTGATGGCGGCGCCGGGGTCCGACGATTTCAAGCCGTCGCACAGCCACAGCTTCGACGCGGGCGCGGCCTGGGCGTTGCTGGCGCTGCAGGCGACGCGGCTGGGCTATCACACCCACGGCATGACGGGCGTCGATTTCGACAAGGCGCGCGCCGAACTGGCGGTGCCCGAACGCTTTCGTATCGAAGCGGCGGTCGCGATCGGCCGGCAGGGCGACAAGGCGATACTGCCCGAAGCATTGCAGGCGCGTGAAGCGCCCAGCGACCGCAAGCCGGTCGAAGCCTTCGCCCATGCGGGCAGTTTCGCGGGCTGA
- a CDS encoding sulfotransferase, with product MAAIVHIGYHKTGTTWFQDSFYPAIRNRRYIPRATVRAAFLDAGALHFDPAAARRRLGDAPDDMILCEENLTGGLHNGGLAGNLSKDVADRIRRTLPDAQIVIFVRDPLSAIVSAWLQYVKGGGTFGLRRYLFGRDSLSPVAPERDEAPGFRLDHFDTIRLIAHYDALFGPDQVHVFRYEDFRADLRGFAAAYAARFGLDVDLAYIDWSARNPSLSRPLLWLARAMNLFTRRAVADKSWLIDIPGWYGVSRRLLRRANASGRFGRPLATRDLLDDALASQLRAHYAAGERLLTARLQWQARMDKRDGTVLRWRQRPCGHDDLAQSPSHRR from the coding sequence ATGGCCGCGATCGTCCATATCGGCTATCACAAGACCGGCACGACCTGGTTCCAGGACAGCTTCTACCCCGCCATCCGCAACCGCCGCTATATTCCGCGCGCGACCGTGCGCGCCGCCTTCCTCGACGCGGGGGCGCTGCATTTCGATCCGGCGGCGGCGCGGCGACGGCTGGGCGACGCGCCTGACGATATGATCCTGTGCGAGGAAAATCTGACCGGCGGGCTGCATAATGGCGGCCTGGCCGGCAACCTCAGCAAGGATGTCGCCGATCGCATCCGCCGTACCCTGCCCGACGCGCAGATCGTCATCTTCGTGCGCGATCCGCTGTCGGCGATCGTGTCGGCCTGGCTGCAATATGTGAAGGGCGGCGGCACCTTCGGCCTGCGTCGCTATCTGTTCGGCCGCGATTCGCTCAGCCCGGTGGCGCCTGAACGCGACGAGGCGCCGGGCTTCCGCCTCGACCATTTCGACACGATCCGCCTGATCGCCCATTATGACGCCCTGTTCGGGCCGGACCAGGTCCATGTCTTTCGTTATGAGGATTTCCGCGCCGACCTGCGCGGCTTCGCCGCCGCTTATGCCGCGCGCTTCGGGCTGGACGTCGACCTCGCTTATATCGACTGGAGCGCGCGCAATCCTTCGCTCAGCCGCCCGCTGCTCTGGCTGGCGCGGGCGATGAACCTCTTCACCCGCCGCGCCGTCGCCGACAAGAGCTGGCTGATCGATATCCCCGGCTGGTACGGCGTCAGCCGTCGCCTGCTGCGCCGCGCCAACGCGTCCGGCCGGTTCGGCCGCCCGCTGGCGACGCGCGACCTGCTCGACGACGCGCTGGCCAGCCAGCTACGCGCCCATTACGCTGCGGGCGAACGCCTGCTGACGGCGCGGCTGCAATGGCAGGCGCGCATGGACAAGCGAGACGGGACGGTTTTGCGCTGGCGGCAGCGTCCTTGCGGGCATGACGATCTCGCACAGTCGCCTTCTCATCGTCGATAA